From a single Oscillospiraceae bacterium genomic region:
- the rplU gene encoding 50S ribosomal protein L21 — protein MKAIIETGGKQFTVSEGDIVYVETLGAEEGETVTFDRVLAIIDGDGITAGAPTLKGSKVTGKLIKNGKQRKVVVYKMKRRKGYRRKQGHRQQYSKVQIETIAP, from the coding sequence ATGAAAGCAATCATTGAAACCGGCGGTAAGCAGTTTACCGTCAGCGAAGGCGACATCGTTTATGTCGAAACATTGGGGGCTGAAGAGGGCGAAACAGTCACGTTTGATCGAGTGCTTGCCATCATCGACGGTGACGGCATTACAGCAGGTGCACCGACGCTCAAAGGCTCAAAAGTAACGGGCAAACTCATCAAAAACGGCAAACAGCGCAAAGTCGTCGTCTATAAGATGAAGCGCCGGAAAGGCTATCGCCGCAAGCAAGGGCATCGCCAGCAGTATTCGAAAGTGCAAATCGAAACCATCGCACCGTGA
- a CDS encoding YebC/PmpR family DNA-binding transcriptional regulator, which produces MAGHSKWNNIKHRKGKSDAQRAKIFTKLSREIIVAVREGGGDPSANAKLRDVMAKARAANVPNDNIKRVIDKAAGNQNSTNYESITYEGYGPCGVAVIVETLTDNRVRTVAEVRHAFDKYGGNMGAAGCVAWSFDAKGILIVERDGVDEEALMLAVLDAGAEDIETLGEVYQITTTPERFTIVRDALTNYAFVSAQIEKVPQTTANIDDEKDKAKMQKLLDALEDNDDVQDVWHNWAV; this is translated from the coding sequence ATGGCAGGACATTCTAAATGGAACAACATAAAGCACCGCAAAGGCAAATCTGATGCCCAACGGGCAAAGATCTTCACCAAGTTGTCGCGTGAAATTATCGTAGCTGTGCGCGAAGGCGGCGGCGACCCGTCCGCCAATGCCAAATTGCGTGATGTCATGGCCAAAGCCCGTGCCGCCAACGTGCCTAATGACAACATCAAGCGCGTCATCGATAAAGCTGCCGGCAATCAAAATAGTACCAACTACGAGTCGATTACGTATGAGGGCTATGGCCCGTGTGGCGTGGCCGTCATTGTTGAAACACTGACCGACAACCGCGTACGTACCGTTGCCGAAGTTCGCCACGCTTTCGACAAGTACGGCGGAAACATGGGTGCGGCCGGTTGTGTGGCATGGTCTTTTGACGCCAAGGGCATTCTCATTGTTGAGCGCGATGGCGTGGATGAAGAAGCACTCATGCTCGCGGTTCTTGACGCCGGCGCAGAAGACATCGAAACACTTGGCGAGGTTTATCAAATCACCACAACGCCCGAACGTTTCACTATTGTGCGCGACGCGTTGACTAACTATGCTTTTGTCAGTGCACAAATTGAAAAAGTACCGCAAACTACGGCAAATATCGACGACGAAAAAGATAAAGCCAAAATGCAAAAATTGCTCGACGCACTGGAAGACAATGACGACGTGCAAGATGTATGGCATAATTGGGCTGTGTAG
- a CDS encoding stage II sporulation protein P, with product MQPHRPYTLPKQRANGVHPYIQRIIFPITVLTFLTAILYILLTGNVSLNTPARRTSLFQASIASQSALFAPPRLEARHAIAWQSAALGRWLNFNTVYVEDDGQPPAANLDVPNDTGSVPIPAHTATAVDGIAPSVFPVLMPQLDFPPFEPDRRAYRVREGSFIPANANGFVTYGDVFVRNGTSYDIDVELLLNAPLNLNLQRNQPQVLLIHTHTTEAFFPNEQNWYVPTDVERTDDANFNVVRIGDELARVLTAHGFNVLHDRTIYDFPTFAGAYSRALESIESYIERYPSIAIVIDIHRDSIMRDDGTIYSAVTKYNGENHAQMMFVMGSSGSGQPFPHWRENLAFAAQLQQAVLARVPNSMRPILMRNGRFNQHATTGSLLLEVGSSGNCLSEAIRAVRIFGEEMAGVLSPLLPQ from the coding sequence ATGCAACCTCACCGACCCTACACGCTACCAAAACAACGAGCAAACGGTGTCCACCCTTATATACAGCGAATCATTTTTCCCATAACTGTGCTGACTTTCTTGACAGCAATATTGTACATATTATTGACTGGCAACGTTTCGCTCAATACGCCAGCTCGGCGAACAAGTCTCTTTCAAGCCTCCATTGCCTCACAGAGCGCACTTTTTGCACCACCACGCCTTGAAGCCCGACATGCCATTGCTTGGCAGTCGGCGGCGTTGGGGCGATGGCTGAATTTTAATACAGTATACGTAGAAGACGACGGACAACCGCCGGCAGCGAACCTTGATGTGCCGAATGATACAGGCAGTGTGCCGATCCCGGCGCATACCGCAACGGCTGTGGATGGTATTGCGCCCTCTGTCTTCCCCGTGCTTATGCCACAGCTTGATTTTCCGCCGTTTGAGCCCGATCGGCGGGCTTATCGTGTGCGTGAAGGATCATTTATTCCGGCCAACGCCAACGGTTTTGTAACTTACGGCGATGTCTTTGTCCGCAATGGCACTTCTTATGATATTGACGTCGAACTGCTGCTCAATGCGCCGCTCAACCTCAATTTGCAGCGCAATCAACCGCAGGTTTTGCTTATTCATACACATACGACCGAAGCATTTTTCCCCAATGAACAAAATTGGTACGTTCCGACTGATGTGGAGCGTACCGATGATGCGAACTTTAATGTTGTGCGCATCGGCGACGAATTGGCGCGAGTGCTGACGGCACACGGGTTTAACGTACTGCACGACCGTACGATCTATGATTTCCCAACATTTGCCGGCGCATATAGCCGCGCATTAGAGAGCATCGAAAGCTATATTGAGCGCTATCCAAGCATAGCTATTGTTATTGACATTCACCGGGATTCAATTATGCGCGACGATGGTACAATTTATAGTGCTGTGACAAAATATAATGGGGAAAATCACGCGCAGATGATGTTTGTGATGGGCAGCAGCGGCAGTGGGCAGCCATTTCCGCATTGGCGCGAAAATCTGGCTTTTGCCGCACAGCTGCAACAGGCAGTATTGGCGCGTGTCCCGAACAGTATGCGCCCAATTTTGATGCGCAACGGGCGATTTAATCAACATGCCACGACAGGCTCACTGTTGCTTGAGGTTGGCAGTTCGGGCAACTGTTTGAGCGAGGCCATTCGTGCCGTGCGAATTTTTGGTGAAGAAATGGCAGGCGTTCTCAGTCCTCTTCTGCCTCAATGA
- a CDS encoding LytTR family transcriptional regulator, which translates to MRFRIEYIDLAEDEEIILRCHSLDENIRRHCQAIEAMLDERPAIVYTKGEQEFYLISRDILYFETQGETVYAHTAKDLFKVNYRLYQLESMLPPEFLRISKSTIANTARILSLTKSVSSNTIQFAGSNKEVHVSRFYFKELKQKLSQRRG; encoded by the coding sequence TTGAGGTTTCGCATCGAATACATAGACTTGGCAGAAGATGAGGAAATTATTCTGCGCTGCCATAGTCTTGATGAAAACATTCGTCGTCACTGCCAAGCCATTGAGGCAATGCTCGACGAACGACCTGCCATCGTGTATACCAAAGGCGAGCAGGAGTTTTACCTGATTAGTCGTGACATCCTGTACTTCGAAACCCAGGGGGAAACAGTGTACGCCCATACGGCAAAGGATCTGTTCAAGGTTAATTATCGACTCTATCAGCTCGAAAGTATGCTGCCGCCGGAATTTCTGCGCATCAGCAAATCAACCATCGCCAATACGGCGCGGATATTATCGCTGACCAAAAGTGTATCATCAAACACTATCCAGTTTGCCGGTTCAAACAAAGAAGTCCATGTATCACGGTTCTATTTTAAGGAATTGAAGCAAAAACTAAGCCAAAGGAGAGGGTAA
- the obgE gene encoding GTPase ObgE — MFIDKVKITIKAGRGGDGSISFRREKYVAAGGPDGGDGGRGGSVYVEVDGHLSTLRDIHYKRHYAAGNGAPGSGKKFYGKDGDDIVIRVPRGTVIYDAESRLVIQDMSLLPENEKFLLAKGGRGGWGNKKFATPTRQAPRFAKAGLPGQSCEVILELKMLADAGLVGFPNVGKSTLLSVVSGAKPKIANYHFTTLTPHLGVVHVREEQSFVLADIPGLIEGAADGHGLGHDFLRHVDRCRLLIHVIDVSGSEGRDPLKDYHAIMAELQAFSPELAARPQLIAANKIDLIPAAEGVHPGIPNEFIQAMQAMGHQVFPVSAATQQGVRELVSAAMEALGDLPPIAMYESQTAVAGVSLGTPEDTEIVKEGEDLWLLSGIWLSHLCANVNFDDYESRMYFNRTLQRFGIYEMLEKQGVQEGDTISVYDIEFVYEI, encoded by the coding sequence ATGTTTATTGATAAGGTCAAAATTACAATCAAAGCAGGTCGAGGTGGCGATGGGTCGATCAGTTTTCGCCGTGAAAAATACGTTGCCGCCGGCGGCCCCGACGGCGGCGATGGCGGACGCGGCGGCAGTGTCTACGTTGAAGTTGACGGGCATCTCAGCACCTTACGTGACATCCATTACAAACGTCACTACGCTGCCGGCAACGGTGCGCCGGGTAGCGGCAAGAAGTTTTACGGCAAGGACGGTGACGATATTGTCATCCGCGTACCGCGTGGCACAGTTATTTACGATGCCGAGAGCCGGCTCGTTATCCAGGACATGAGCCTGTTGCCCGAAAATGAGAAATTTTTGCTCGCCAAAGGCGGGCGCGGCGGCTGGGGCAACAAAAAATTTGCCACACCGACACGGCAAGCGCCTCGCTTTGCCAAAGCCGGATTGCCTGGGCAGTCGTGCGAAGTCATTTTAGAACTGAAAATGCTGGCCGATGCCGGATTGGTCGGTTTCCCTAACGTGGGCAAATCAACACTGCTGTCAGTTGTGTCGGGGGCTAAGCCCAAGATTGCCAACTATCACTTCACAACGCTGACGCCGCACCTGGGTGTCGTTCATGTACGTGAAGAGCAAAGCTTTGTCCTCGCCGATATCCCCGGCCTTATCGAGGGTGCTGCTGACGGGCATGGTTTGGGGCATGACTTCTTGCGCCATGTTGACCGCTGCCGCCTATTGATACATGTCATCGACGTATCGGGCAGCGAAGGCCGCGATCCGTTGAAAGACTATCACGCTATCATGGCCGAACTTCAAGCCTTCAGCCCTGAATTGGCAGCGCGTCCGCAGTTGATTGCGGCAAATAAAATAGATTTGATCCCCGCCGCAGAAGGCGTGCACCCAGGCATTCCAAATGAGTTCATACAAGCCATGCAAGCCATGGGACACCAAGTCTTCCCCGTCAGTGCCGCCACGCAGCAAGGGGTGCGCGAACTCGTATCCGCTGCCATGGAAGCCCTTGGTGACCTACCCCCCATTGCTATGTATGAGTCGCAAACAGCGGTTGCCGGCGTGTCGCTCGGCACACCCGAAGACACCGAAATTGTCAAAGAGGGTGAAGATCTTTGGCTGCTCAGCGGCATCTGGTTGTCACATCTTTGCGCCAACGTCAATTTTGATGACTATGAATCGCGCATGTACTTTAACCGTACGCTGCAACGTTTCGGCATCTACGAGATGTTAGAAAAACAAGGCGTGCAAGAAGGCGATACGATAAGTGTGTATGATATTGAATTTGTGTATGAGATATAG
- a CDS encoding rubrerythrin family protein: MKDVKDLKGTKTEKNLHEAFAGESMARNKYTYYASKAKKEGYEQIAAIFTATADNEREHAKIWFKLLEGGEIESTDKNLAAAAAGERYEWTDMYKTFAEEAAEEGFDKIASLFTMVAKIEAQHEARYNKLLERVKTGGVFTRDNDILWVCRNCGHSHKVDVAPDICPVCAHPKAYFEAYADNY, from the coding sequence ATGAAAGACGTAAAAGACTTGAAAGGTACAAAGACTGAAAAGAATTTGCACGAGGCGTTTGCCGGTGAGAGCATGGCGCGCAACAAGTACACCTATTATGCAAGCAAGGCCAAGAAAGAAGGCTATGAGCAAATTGCCGCCATCTTTACCGCGACGGCTGACAACGAGCGGGAGCACGCTAAAATTTGGTTCAAGCTGCTCGAAGGCGGCGAAATTGAGAGTACCGATAAAAACTTGGCGGCGGCCGCCGCGGGTGAGCGGTATGAGTGGACCGACATGTATAAAACATTCGCTGAAGAAGCCGCCGAAGAGGGCTTTGATAAGATTGCATCGCTGTTTACAATGGTGGCAAAAATTGAAGCCCAGCACGAAGCGCGATATAATAAATTGCTCGAACGCGTCAAAACCGGCGGTGTGTTTACCCGCGATAACGATATCTTATGGGTTTGCCGCAATTGCGGCCATTCGCACAAAGTCGATGTTGCGCCAGACATATGCCCCGTTTGTGCCCACCCCAAAGCATATTTTGAGGCGTACGCAGATAACTATTAA
- a CDS encoding phospho-sugar mutase — protein MTYQKNYRHWLTSPTLTADERAYLQGLNDKQIEALFFAPLSFGTAGLRGVMDIGLHAMNVHIVRHATQALADLVLREKEESPVVVIGYDCRENSKEFAHAAASVLANNGIAVKLFSELCPTPQVSFAIRHYGAMAGINITASHNPREYNGYKVYWRDGAQLPTAHAAQMADVMAGLDVLENSARHVECQNADLLTILGQETDRLFLDCVLAQRKRATPPDKQLSLLYTPFHGAGYRLVPQVLREAGYTQVQLVPEQSIPDGTFPTVKSPNPENIEGFALAIEQAKVEGIDVIIGTDPDADRVGVIVREGEKYKALSGNQIGVMLADYLIKNTSKETEQMPCVITTIVSTRMIDVICKAHDVPLFRTFTGFKYIASVMEQHADTHSLLLGFEESFGYMTGDFCRDKDAVTASLLIVEMAHWYAAQDMTLADGLAALYAQYGNYREETVNLVMPGVDGLTKMRDLMHNLRRNPPQCIAAAAVKEKIDYNNGINGLPPSNVLQFELADGTTILVRPSGTEPKVKVYILSSHQEIETYVVWAKQLAG, from the coding sequence ATGACATACCAAAAAAACTACCGCCATTGGCTAACCTCCCCCACTCTCACCGCCGATGAACGCGCTTATTTGCAAGGCTTGAATGATAAACAAATTGAAGCACTCTTTTTCGCGCCGTTGTCATTTGGCACGGCAGGGTTGCGCGGCGTGATGGACATTGGCCTGCACGCCATGAATGTGCACATCGTGCGCCATGCCACGCAGGCATTAGCCGATTTGGTGTTGCGGGAAAAAGAGGAGAGCCCGGTGGTTGTCATCGGTTATGACTGTCGTGAAAATAGTAAAGAATTCGCTCACGCCGCCGCGTCCGTGCTGGCCAACAACGGCATTGCCGTCAAGCTATTTTCCGAGCTTTGCCCCACGCCGCAAGTGTCGTTTGCCATTCGGCATTACGGTGCGATGGCCGGTATCAATATTACGGCATCGCACAATCCGCGTGAATATAACGGCTATAAAGTTTACTGGCGCGACGGCGCGCAATTGCCCACCGCCCACGCCGCGCAAATGGCTGATGTTATGGCAGGGCTGGATGTTTTGGAAAACTCGGCGCGTCATGTCGAGTGCCAAAATGCGGATTTACTCACAATACTGGGCCAAGAAACCGACAGATTGTTCCTGGACTGTGTGCTGGCACAGCGCAAGCGCGCAACACCGCCGGACAAGCAACTCAGCCTTCTCTACACACCATTCCACGGTGCCGGCTACCGCCTTGTACCGCAAGTTTTGCGCGAGGCGGGTTACACGCAAGTGCAACTTGTACCTGAGCAATCGATACCCGACGGTACGTTCCCGACCGTCAAATCGCCCAACCCTGAAAACATCGAAGGCTTTGCGCTGGCTATTGAGCAAGCCAAAGTGGAGGGCATTGACGTCATCATTGGGACCGACCCAGATGCCGATAGAGTCGGTGTAATTGTAAGAGAGGGTGAAAAATACAAAGCCCTGTCCGGAAATCAGATTGGCGTCATGCTGGCCGATTACTTAATAAAAAACACGTCCAAGGAAACCGAACAAATGCCTTGCGTCATTACAACCATCGTCAGTACGCGCATGATTGATGTCATCTGCAAAGCGCATGACGTGCCGCTATTCCGCACCTTTACCGGCTTTAAGTACATCGCCAGCGTGATGGAGCAGCACGCCGATACCCATAGTTTGTTGCTCGGGTTCGAAGAATCTTTTGGATATATGACAGGCGATTTCTGCCGCGATAAAGACGCCGTGACGGCGTCACTGCTCATTGTTGAAATGGCGCACTGGTATGCTGCGCAAGATATGACGCTGGCCGATGGCTTGGCGGCATTATACGCGCAATACGGCAATTATCGCGAAGAGACAGTTAATCTAGTCATGCCCGGCGTCGACGGCTTAACCAAAATGAGAGACTTGATGCACAACCTGCGCCGCAACCCGCCACAATGCATTGCCGCTGCGGCAGTTAAGGAAAAAATTGACTACAATAACGGCATCAATGGCCTGCCGCCCTCAAACGTATTACAATTCGAGCTAGCCGACGGCACGACAATCCTCGTGCGCCCCTCCGGCACTGAGCCAAAAGTCAAAGTATATATTCTGTCATCGCATCAAGAGATTGAAACATATGTAGTTTGGGCGAAACAATTAGCAGGATAA
- the rpmA gene encoding 50S ribosomal protein L27 — MMNISLQFFAHKKGVGSTKNGRDSESKRLGPKRADGQMVLAGNILVRQRGTRIHPGNNVGIGRDDTLFALTSGRVRFERMGRDRKKVSVYAE, encoded by the coding sequence ATGATGAATATTAGTTTACAATTTTTCGCCCATAAGAAGGGCGTTGGCTCGACCAAAAACGGTCGTGACTCTGAATCTAAGCGCCTCGGCCCCAAGCGCGCCGACGGACAAATGGTACTGGCAGGCAATATCCTGGTGCGCCAACGCGGCACACGCATTCATCCGGGCAACAATGTAGGCATTGGGCGTGACGATACGCTGTTTGCCTTGACAAGTGGTCGTGTGCGCTTTGAGCGTATGGGACGTGACCGCAAGAAAGTCTCGGTTTACGCGGAATAA
- the gpr gene encoding GPR endopeptidase: protein MPQIRTDLAVESHELWQEQQSTALEGVDISDSHAFDCDVHTVRILDERGERALGKPAGQYVTIELPSLRRHDAQAFDNSTYAAAQHITQLLPSNATAVLIVGLGNKNITPDAVGPLAVESTVVTRHLVQKYPEHFGALRPVSALSPGVLASTGMESADVIRGVVDSMHPDCLLVVDALASRKLSRLCRTVQICDTGIVPGSGVGNARAALNAQTLGVPVIAVGIPTVVDAATLAADLLEEAGQGEVDPQALNDYGGSLIVTPKDIDALVKEVARVVGYGISLALHKEFTLADVRGFLA from the coding sequence ATGCCGCAAATCCGCACCGATCTTGCCGTTGAGTCGCACGAACTATGGCAGGAGCAACAATCAACTGCGCTTGAAGGTGTTGACATTTCGGACAGTCACGCCTTTGATTGTGATGTTCACACCGTTCGTATTCTCGATGAGCGCGGTGAAAGGGCGTTGGGCAAGCCCGCCGGACAGTATGTTACCATTGAGCTACCGTCACTGCGCAGGCATGATGCGCAGGCTTTTGACAACAGCACCTACGCCGCAGCGCAACACATCACACAGCTTCTTCCTTCCAATGCCACGGCGGTACTGATTGTTGGATTGGGCAACAAGAACATTACGCCCGACGCCGTCGGGCCGCTTGCTGTCGAAAGTACTGTGGTGACACGGCACTTAGTGCAGAAATATCCCGAACATTTTGGGGCGCTGCGGCCGGTTTCGGCGTTAAGTCCCGGCGTATTGGCATCAACGGGCATGGAGAGTGCCGATGTTATTCGTGGCGTTGTTGACAGCATGCATCCCGATTGTCTGCTGGTCGTTGACGCACTGGCCAGCCGTAAGTTATCGCGACTTTGCCGGACGGTGCAGATTTGCGACACCGGCATTGTGCCCGGCTCGGGCGTTGGCAATGCACGGGCAGCATTGAATGCGCAGACACTGGGCGTACCGGTTATTGCCGTCGGCATTCCGACTGTTGTTGATGCAGCAACGCTGGCCGCCGATCTACTTGAAGAAGCAGGACAAGGGGAAGTTGACCCGCAGGCGCTTAACGATTACGGCGGCAGCTTAATCGTCACGCCCAAGGATATTGATGCATTGGTTAAAGAAGTGGCGCGGGTGGTGGGATATGGTATTAGTTTGGCCTTGCATAAAGAGTTTACGTTAGCCGATGTCAGGGGATTTTTGGCATAG
- a CDS encoding ribosomal-processing cysteine protease Prp yields the protein MTTLTFSLRGDDIIAVSVEGHAGYAESGEDIVCAGISALVQMVDCQLYMLETDADMSVDEETARIMIKVGNKEAITKAQLPLHALMVVAKSWQEEYTDFISVQEVKLL from the coding sequence GTGACAACGCTGACATTCAGCCTGCGTGGCGATGACATCATCGCCGTGTCCGTCGAGGGCCATGCGGGGTACGCCGAGTCGGGCGAAGACATTGTATGCGCCGGCATCAGTGCGTTAGTGCAGATGGTCGATTGCCAGCTGTATATGCTGGAAACCGATGCCGACATGTCAGTTGACGAAGAGACAGCGCGCATTATGATCAAAGTCGGCAATAAAGAAGCCATTACAAAAGCGCAATTGCCATTACACGCGCTGATGGTGGTCGCCAAATCGTGGCAAGAAGAATATACTGATTTTATTTCAGTTCAGGAGGTCAAATTACTATGA
- a CDS encoding cell wall-active antibiotics response protein, whose amino-acid sequence MKSKQNNIILGLIFLATAAVVILNIIGIVEFGFWTIILTVLFGGGVIYHTAYREWFGMFFCLGALTWVYRDLIYEHTGIVVRFWPLVGVALLLAVGFRFLFGKGKGKQGIFSNWDVNVDFSDDDDVIIGNVGSSSDENAPGERVYFKESFSGSTKFVTSDNLSYVGIINKFSGIEVHLEQATLAPDGATVAIENKFGGVEIYVPHGWNIVTKANSFCGGLETPNQPWKEGAPTLTIVGRNQFGGVEVNIV is encoded by the coding sequence ATGAAAAGTAAACAGAATAATATCATACTGGGGTTAATCTTCCTCGCGACAGCTGCCGTAGTTATCTTGAATATCATCGGCATCGTCGAATTCGGATTTTGGACCATTATTCTTACCGTATTATTTGGTGGTGGCGTTATCTACCATACGGCATACCGCGAGTGGTTCGGCATGTTCTTCTGTTTAGGCGCGCTGACATGGGTATACCGCGATTTAATCTATGAGCATACCGGCATCGTGGTTCGCTTCTGGCCGCTGGTTGGCGTAGCGCTTTTGTTGGCAGTGGGGTTTCGCTTCCTGTTTGGTAAAGGGAAGGGCAAGCAAGGTATTTTTAGTAACTGGGACGTAAATGTTGATTTCAGCGACGACGATGACGTCATCATCGGCAATGTAGGGTCATCGAGCGATGAAAACGCCCCCGGCGAGCGTGTGTATTTTAAGGAAAGTTTCAGTGGCAGCACCAAGTTTGTTACGTCGGACAACTTGTCTTATGTTGGCATTATCAATAAATTTAGCGGCATAGAAGTGCATTTGGAGCAGGCAACGCTGGCGCCCGATGGCGCGACGGTTGCCATCGAAAACAAATTCGGCGGTGTAGAAATTTATGTGCCTCATGGCTGGAATATTGTTACTAAGGCAAACAGCTTTTGTGGCGGCTTGGAAACACCAAATCAGCCGTGGAAGGAAGGCGCACCGACACTGACAATTGTCGGGCGCAATCAATTCGGCGGTGTAGAGGTCAATATTGTGTAA